The Leishmania braziliensis MHOM/BR/75/M2904 complete genome, chromosome 10 genome contains a region encoding:
- a CDS encoding histone H3, with amino-acid sequence MSRTKETARTKRSITAKKSKKAPSAVSGLKKVHRRWRPGTCAIREIRRYQKSTELLMQCAPFQRLVREVSSAQKEGLRFQSSAILAIQEATEAYIVSLLADTNLACIHAKRVTIQPKDVQLAMRLRGDRH; translated from the coding sequence ATGTCCCGCACCAAGGAGACCGCCCGCACGAAGCGCAGCATcacggcgaagaagagcaagaagGCGCCGAGCGCGGTGTCCGGCCTGAAGAaggtgcaccgccgctggcgcccgGGCACCTGCGCGATCCGCGAGATCCGCAGGTACCAGAAGAGCACGGAGCTGCTGATGCAGTGCGCGCCGTTCCAGCGCCTGGTGCGCGAGGTGTCGAGCGCGCAGAAGGAGGGCCTGCGCTTCcagagcagcgccatcctGGCGATCCAggaggcgacggaggcgTACATTGTGTCGCTGTTGGCGGACACCAACCTGGCCTGCATCCACGCGAAGCGCGTGACGATCCAGCCGAAGgacgtgcagctggcgatgcGCCTGCGCGGTGATCGCCACTAG
- a CDS encoding putative nuclear transport factor 2 — protein MSFQDVGVGFVQHYYNFFATQRSLLAGIYRPNTLLTWQREQVQGVDAIMARFANLGFAEAAFKQDNVDCQPSLSGGVLVVVNGEVQLKEEHHSLKFNDVFHLAQDNGQWYVSNQVFNIVGGGGQ, from the coding sequence ATGTCGTTTCAGGATGTTGGCGTGGGCTTCGTCCAGCACTACTACAACTTCTTCGCCACCCAACGCAGCCTACTGGCCGGCATTTACCGCCCCAATACGCTGTTGACGTGGCAGAGGGAACAGGTGCAAGGTGTGGACGCGATCATGGCGCGCTTTGCAAACCTCGGCTTCGCTGAGGCTGCCTTCAAGCAGGACAACGTCGATTGTCAGCCCTCACTAAGCGGCGGTGTGCTTGTCGTCGTGAACGGCGAGGTCCAGTTGAAAGAAGAGCACCACTCGCTCAAGTTTAACGACGTCTTCCACCTGGCGCAGGACAACGGCCAGTGGTACGTGTCGAATCAGGTCTTCAACATtgtcggtggcggcggccagTGA